A window of Bacteroidales bacterium genomic DNA:
ATTTGATGAAGGAAAATTCAGAACTACGAATCCCAGGGTTCTTGAAAACCAGGAAAAATATGATGCCGTCCGTTCAAGGTATATTAAAGCCCTTGAAACAGACGATCTGAAAGAGATTTACCAGATCATCCTTGATGCGGAAATTGTTTGCCCTGTTTCGGGCACAAAAAACTGGACTGAGGTAAGGAAGTTCAACCTGATGTTCAGTACACAGGTGGGTTCTGTAAGTGAAGAAGCCAACACCATTTACCTGAGGCCTGAAACAGCCCAGGGTATATTTGTGAATTTTCTGAACGTTCAGAAGACAGGACGTATGAAAATTCCGTTCGGTATTGCCCAAACCGGTAAGGCGTTCCGTAATGAGATCGTAGCCCGCCAGTTCATTTTGCGCATGCGCGAATTTGAACAAATGGAAATGCAGTTTTTCATCAAGCCGGGTACAGAAATGGAATGGTATGAATTCTGGAAACAAAAGAGAATGAATTGGCATAAAAACCTGGGCATGGGCGATCAAAAATACAGGTTCCACGATCATGATAAGCTGGCCCATTACGCCAATGCCGCATGCGATATCGAATTTGATTTCCCGATAGGATTTAAAGAAGTGGAGGGTATACATTCCCGTACCAATTTTGACCTGGGTAACCATGAAAAGTTTTCGGGCAAGAAAATTCAGTATTTCGACGGCGAAGCCAACGAATCCTACACCCCGTACGTTATTGAAACTTCAATCGGCCTCGACAGGATGTTCTTTACTGTTCTTTCCAATGCCTATACCGAAGAAAAAGTGGAATGGGAAGGAAGTGCAAAAGAAGAACGCGTTGTGCTGAAACTGCCCCCTGCTCTTGCTCCTATACAGCTTGCCATTTTTCCTTTAACCAAAAAGGATGGACTTCCTGAAAAGGCAAGAGAAATCATGGATAAGATGAAATTCCAATTCAACTGCCAGTATGAGGAAAAAGACGCCATCGGCAAGCGCTACCGCAGACAGGATGCTATCGGAACTCCGTTCTGCATCACGGTTGACCACGACACACTGAAAGATAATACGGTTACAATCCGCCATCGCGATACATTGCAGCAGGAAAGAGTTGCAATTGACCGCCTGACCGATATCATGGGGGATAAGGTAAGCCTGACGGGACTTCTGAAACAGCTGTAGGTTTTTTAACTTTCGCTATGCGAAGGGTATGTTACCAACGATCACTGCAGATCGTTCGTTATGGTATTGCCTGAATGTTTGTGGAAAT
This region includes:
- a CDS encoding glycine--tRNA ligase → MIQEDLFRKIIAHSKEYGFIFPSSEIYDGLGAVYDYGQNGVELKNNIRRYWWEAMVKLNENIVGIDSAIFMHPKIWEASGHVAAFNDPLIDNKDSKKRYRADQLIEEHLQKIEDKIQKEVEKAAQKFGASFDEGKFRTTNPRVLENQEKYDAVRSRYIKALETDDLKEIYQIILDAEIVCPVSGTKNWTEVRKFNLMFSTQVGSVSEEANTIYLRPETAQGIFVNFLNVQKTGRMKIPFGIAQTGKAFRNEIVARQFILRMREFEQMEMQFFIKPGTEMEWYEFWKQKRMNWHKNLGMGDQKYRFHDHDKLAHYANAACDIEFDFPIGFKEVEGIHSRTNFDLGNHEKFSGKKIQYFDGEANESYTPYVIETSIGLDRMFFTVLSNAYTEEKVEWEGSAKEERVVLKLPPALAPIQLAIFPLTKKDGLPEKAREIMDKMKFQFNCQYEEKDAIGKRYRRQDAIGTPFCITVDHDTLKDNTVTIRHRDTLQQERVAIDRLTDIMGDKVSLTGLLKQL